The genomic stretch ATTCGCTGAACTGGATCAGCAAGAAAACCTGGCTGCCCTTCGTTCTGGCCCCCCTCGCCGGGCCGTTTGCCTATTGGTCCGCCAGCCAGGTAGGCGCAGTCCAGTTGCCACAGTTGGTGCCATCACTGATTGCCCTGGGGCTCGGCTGGCTGATAATCTTTCCGCTGCTTCTGTTCGCGCGCAAATCCCTCTACCCGGAGCTGGCCCGATGAGAAACGCGACCGGGGTTATCTCAGTCGCCCTGCTTGTGGCATCGATGCCCTTGCTGGCCAAGGATTACAGCTTTACCGGAAAGGCCACGGGGCCTGACGGTAACCTGCTGTACCAGGAGCAACACACCATCAATGGCACCTGCCAGAATGGCTCTTTCCGCCCGCAGCAACATCGGGTGGATTATCTCAATCCGGGCGAAAGCGAGCCGTTCGCCTGGAAAGACCTCGACTACAACACGTCTGTCATACGCCCCCGGGTGCATTTCGTTCAGCCAGGTTTTGATGAGACCCTGACCATCCGCTATCCGCAACCAGGCACCCTGATCGTTAAGTGGGATACTCCGTCCGAGGGCTCCAGGCGCTTTGAAGTGGACTATCCCGACGGTACCGTGGTGGACTCCGGGTTCGACAATCTCGTGCGCAAGCACTGGCAAAGCGTGTTGGCCGGGGAGTCCATCAAGTTTCGATTTCTGGCCCCGACCCGAGGCGAACATTACGGATTTGTGCTCGAAAAGGCCAAGAGCGATAAGGTCAAGGCGGATCACGTACTGCAGATACGCCCAACCGGCATGATGGTCGGTTTTCTGGTTGACCCCATTGTGCTCGGTTACAACAACAGAGGCGCGCTCACGGATTACTACGGCCTCACCAACATCCGGAAAAACCAGGACAACAACTACACCGCCCATATCCGCTACACCATCGATACCTACCCGGATTGTGAACTGACTCCCTGAATCCGTCGCCGGTGCCAGGGCGGCACCCCGGGTTCAGTGTGGTAAACTCCGCCAGGAATCAAAGCCGGAGAGTTCTTGCAATGATGTTTGTGTCGTTCAACGTCAACAGTATCCGTACACGCCTGCACCAGCTCAAAGCCGTGATTGAGGCCTACGCCCCCGACTTCATCGGGCTTCAGGAAACCAAGGTTCAGGATGACGACTTTCCCGCCGATGCCATCCGGGAACTTGGTTATCATGTGCACTTTCACGGCCAGAAGACCCATTACGGGGTTGCCCTGCTCTCCAAAGCTGAGCCCGAACAGATCACCAAAGGCTACCCCTGGGACGGTGAAGACTCCCAGCGGAGACTTATTGCCGGCCGGTTTACAGTGAATGGTGAAAAACTCACCGTGGTTAACGGCTACTTTCCCCAGGGCGAAAGCCGGGATCACCCGGTGAAGTTTCCGGCCAAGGAAAAGTTCTACGCAGACCTGATGCGCTACCTGGATGATCTCAACAACGCTGGCGGCCACGTGGTGGTGATGGGTGACATGAACATATCACCCACCGACAAGGACATTGGTATCGGCGCAGACAACGCCAAGCGCTGGCTGCGAACCGGAAAATGTTCCTTCCTTCCTGAAGAGCGGGAATGGCTTGGCCAGGTGGAAGCCCGTGGCTACACCGATGTCTTCCGCCACCTGCATCCGGATGAGGCAGACACCTTCAGCTGGTTTGATTACCGCAGTAAGGGCTTCGAACGAGACCCCAGACGGGGCCTGAGAATTGATCTGATCATGGCCAGTGACAGCCTTTTGCCGAAAGCGCGGGAGGCCGGCGTCTCCTACGATATCCGTGCCATGGAACGGCCGTCCGACCATTGTCCGGTCTGGGCGAGTTTCGAACTCTAGGGGCTGGCCGGGCGCGACATGAAAAAAATCAAGACCCGCGACCGTATTCTGCAGGCCAGTCTGGCGCTGTTTAACAGCGTCGGTGAGCCTAATGTTACGACTCTGCTGATTTCCGACGAACTGGATATCAGCCCGGGCAACCTGTATTACCACTTCAAGAGCAAAGGCGACATAGTCGAGGAGCTGTTCGACCATTACGAGCAGGACATGCTTGATCTGTTGACCGTTCCCGAGGATGCCGATATCAGCCTCGAACAGCAGGGGTTCTTCCTGCACCTGTTGTTCGAGACAGTGGCCCGTTACCGGTTTCTTTACCAGGATCTGGTCAATGTGTTGTCGCGGTATGATCAGTTGCGAGTGCGGTTCAAGCGGATTCAGAAGAAGAAGACAGCGGCTTTCCGGAACATCTGCGAAAGTTTTCGGCGCCAAGGCATCATGATGACCGACCAGGAAGAACTTGGGTCCTTGTGTGAGCAGTTAACGCTAACTGCCTGTTACTGGAGCGCTTTTGACACTCTCTCCCATCTGGATGACCGTGAATCGGTTGACCCTGGCCGCGGCGTTTACCAGATGATGCACCTGATCATTCCCTACCTGGCCCCTGCAGACCGGGACGAAGCCCGACTCATGAGCCGGGACTACCTTTAGGGCAAGACTACTCTTCCTCGTCGTCTCCGGCCCGAGCCCTCAGCCGTGCCAGTTCTGATTCCAGTGCTTCGATTCGGCGCTCCAGTGAATCAATCTCCTCACGACGATGAATACCGAGCCTTCGGAGCGCGCCGGACACCCGCTCGTCGAACAGGTGCTCAAGCCGGTCCCAGGTGCCCGTCGCCCGCTCGCGAACACCCTCAACCCGGTCTTCAACCGATTTGATCTGTTTTTCAACAACACCGCGGGTTCTGTTCTCGAGCTGCTCACCTTCCTGAACCAGCCGATCAAAGAAACGCCCGGTATCTTCCTCAGCCTTGGTGAAGGCACCCAGCCCTGCCAACCAGATCTGGCGGGCGGAACCCTTGATTTTTGCCGCCAGCTGCGGATCATTCTCCGGCTTATCGTCGTTCTGTTCAGACATCTGCCAACCTCGGGGTGCGGATTTATCTCTCGGAACACTATTGTATTACAGCTGTGGCCGGATTTCAGTCGGCCGTCAAACCGCTCAGTGACAGGGCGCAGTATAAAGATCCGTTCGATATGAAAAAATGTTTTCAAACGAGAGGGGCTCTCGCTTGAAGTGTTCAAATTATAGTCAATACTTGCCTATACCGGCGTCCCTGCTGATGCCGGTTTGTCTGGAAGTCTTTCATGGATACTACTCGCACGCCTCTGCCCGGCATCCTCTGCCGGGCTTTTTTTTGGTATTATTGCCCCAAGAAATATGCTTATTCCAAACATGACTTTTCACCCTCAACAGTAACTTCTGGAGTTTCAGATGATTGAGATTGCGTGGAGTAGCTTCACTCCGTGGTCTTCCCTCGCGGGCGGCATCCTGATCGGTCTCGCTGCCGCAAGTTTCCTGCTGCTCAACGGCCGGATTGCCGGTATCAGTGGCATTCTCGGTGGGCTGCTGACGCCGGCCCGGGGCGATATTGCCTGGCGCGTTGCTTTCCTGGCCGGATTGATCGGAGCACCGGCTGCCTGGCTGCTGGCCGGCGATTTGCCAGCCATAGAGATTCAGGCCGGATACCCGGCACTGGTCGTTGCAGGCCTGCTTGTGGGCATCGGAACACGCTATGGCTCGGGGTGCACCAGTGGCCATGGCGTGTGTGGATTGTCCCGCCTGTCGCTTCGATCACTGGCAGCCACACTCAGCTTTATGGCCGCCGGTTTTGTCACTGTGTACGTTATCCGTCACCTGCTCGGAGCCTGATACCATGAAATTTAACCTGGCTTCCCTGTTTGCCGGCCTGATATTTGGCCTGGGCCTGATCCTCTCGGGCATGGCGAACCCGGAAAAAGTCCTCGCGTTCCTGGATATCGCCGGCCGCTGGGATCCGTCACTGGCCTTTGTCATGGGCGGCGCGATTCTTGTTGGCTTGTTTGCGTTCGCCGTTGCCCGCAAGCGCACACTCTCGTTTCTGGGGTTCGACCTAAAACTTCCCGGCACTACCCGCATTGACAAGCGACTGATTCTGGGTGGCCTGGCATTCGGTGTCGGCTGGGGCATCGCCGGGTTCTGCCCGGGGCCCGGCCTGGTGGCTCTCGGTGCCGGCGAAGCCAAGGCGGCGGTGTTTGTAGCCGCCATGGTGGCCGGCATGGCCATTTTTGAGGTGGTCGAGCGCACCCGCAAGAAAGCGTAAGTAGTTTCTGCTAAATTCCCGGCCGCCATTCTGACATGACGCTTTAGCTATGCGATTATGGCGGCTGCCCTGCCATCCAACCCGGAGACGAAAATCCATGGATATCAGAAAGATTGATGACACTATCTCGGTTGCTCCGCAGATTTCCGTCGAAGACGTCGCTGAAGCTGCAAATCTGGGCTTCAAAACACTGGTCGCAAACCGCCCTGATCAGGAGGAGCCCGGCCAACCCCTGATGGCGGATATCGAAACAGCCGCCCGTGAGCATGGCCTGGACTGGGTGTTCATGCCGGTACAGTCCGGACATATTACCGATGATGATGTAAACCGCTTCGCCCCTATGATCCGGGATGCAGAAAAGCCCGTACTGGCATTCTGCCGCTCAGGAACCCGCTGCACCGTTCTCTGGGCGCTGAGTGCAGCCCGGAACACGCCAGTCCGGGAAATCTTTACCAAGGCCCGGAATGCCGGTTACGACATATCCGGCCTGGCGCCTCGTATGGCACAGCAGGCCTGCGAAAAAGGCTGAGACTTTCAACGTAAAACCAACGTTCAGGAACGACCGCATGCAATACAAGGGTTCAGAGAACTTCAGCCACAACCAGCCAGAGAGACTGGGGGTGCTGGTGACCAATCTGGGTACCCCGGATGCCCCGACAACTTCCGCACTCCGCCGGTATCTCGCTGAATTTCTCTCGGACCCAAGGGTCGTGGAACTGCCCCGGCCCCTGTGGTGGCTGATCCTGCACGGCGTGATTCTCCGGATTCGCCCCAAGCGCAGCGCCAGGGCCTATGCCAGTGTCTGGCAGCCAGAGGGATCGCCCTTGCTACTCCATACCGCAAAGCAGGCTGAGGGCATCCGGGAGGCGCTCAAACGGACGTACGGGCCCAATGTCGTTGTAGGGTTTGCTATGCGTTACGGCAACCCGTCCATCACTCGGGTTCTGGACGAAATGCAGCAGCAGGGGGTGCGAAAACTGCTGGTGCTCCCGCTCTACCCGCAATATTCCGCATCGACGTCCGCTTCAACCTTCGATGCCATTGCCAATGATTTTGCCAGGCGCAGGTGGTTACCCGATCTCCGGTTCATATCCCACTATCCCGATTTCCCGCCCTACATCGAGGCCATGGCCCGGCATATCGAGGCCCACTGGGCCAATCACGGGCGCCATCAGATGCTGGTGCTTTCCTACCACGGAGTCCCGCTAAAATACCTGACCAGGGGCGACCCCTATCATTGCGAATGCCACAAAACCTCCCGCCTGCTGGCAGAACGCCTTGGGTTGAGCAAAGAAGACTACATAACCACGTTCCAGTCCCGCTTTGGCAGGGAGGAGTGGCTCAAGCCCTACACCGACGAAACGCTGAAATTACTACCCGGCAAGGGCATTAAATCGATCGACGTATTCTGCCCGGGGTTCTCGTCCGATTGTCTGGAGACTATTGAGGAAATTGATGAGGAGAACCGGGAATACTTCATGGAGGCTGGTGGCGCGGGATTCAGCTACATAACCGCGTTGAACGCAACGCCGGGGCACATTGAAGCGCTGGTCAAGCTGATCGAGGAGAATCTGCAGGGATGGCAGGTGCCAAAGAATGAGCCAGAAGCCCTCACTGCAAGACAGAAATGGGCGGACGAACAGAAAGAAGCAACCTATCCGGACCGGGCTCTCTGACCCGGGCTTCCGAGCGTTCCCGGGGCGGTATCAACTGCTCCGGTCTTTTCCCTGATCATCCGCATTTCCCTCATCCGAAAGATCCGGCATTGCCTGGCAGAACGTGCACTCGTCCGGATCCACAGCAGCACCGCCGGCTTCCACGTAGCGGACTTTCTGGCTGGCTTTGCCACGGTTTGCCGACACGGAAAACTTCCGGTCAGTACGATCGAGCGCCTGAGATGAACATGGCTGAGTGTTTTGTGAATCTGGCATAGGGAGCTCTCCCGGTATCTATCGAACCAGAATGAGGATAACCTGAGCTTAAACCAAGTAAGGACAACCACTGAGGAGTGAACAGACGGGACGATCTGGTATTCAGAGAGAGGAATAATGGCGGTGGGCCAGGGATTCGAACCCCGGGACGGCTACTAACCGTCGGCGGTTTTCAAGACCGCTGCATTCAGCCACTCTGCCAGCCCACCGTTATTCCATTGCTGCCCTTGCGACAGCGGTGAGCATGATACCGGAATTGCCTGCGCTGTCAACGCCCTGCATAAAACCCGCCGCATTTTTCAACATTAACGGTTTTTAATGGAATCTAACGGCGGGTTTATTGTCGTAAATGATTGAAAGTTGCGTATCTGACACTATGATGAACCACAGTATCCAGTCGCTATAAACGGAGATGACAATGGAAGACAAACGATTCGGCGTTCAGAATTCTCAGGGAGCCTATTCCGCTCCCCGGGCGGAGCGTGCGACCACAGGAATCAGCGCTGACGCGATGAATGTGTTGCGCAACACCTACATGCTTCTCGGCATGACCCTCGCCTTCTCGGCACTGACTGCATTCCTGAACATGAACGGAACCCACCCGGGCTTCCTGATCACCATCGTGGGATACATCGGCCTGCTGTTCGCGACCTATAAGCTGAAGAACAGCCCCTGGGGCATAGTGACCACTTTCGCCCTGACCGGCTTCATGGGTTACACCCTCGGCCCGATCATCGGTGCGTTTGTTGCTGCCGGAGCCTCGCAGATCGTTGCCCAGGCGCTGACCCTGACGGCCATCGCGTTTGTCGGCCTGTCCGCCACGGCGATCATTACCAAGAAAGACTTCAGCTTCCTGTCCAGCTTCCTGACCGCTGGCGCATTTGTGCTGATCGGTGCCATGCTGCTGGCCTTCCTGATGGAAAGCTCTGCCCTGCAACTGGCGGTATCCGCAGGCTTCACCATCTTTGCATCCGTGATGATCCTGTTTGAGACCAGCCAGATCATCAAGGGCGGCGAGCGCAATTACATCATTGCGACGGTTGGCCTGTATGTCTCCATCTACAACCTGTTCCTCAGCCTTCTGCACCTGCTGTCTGCATTCAGCGGCGACAACTGATGCCAGGCTGAGACAGTCTGTTTCGGAACCCCGGCAGTTGCCGGGGTTTCTGCTTTAGGTAAACTGAAAACATCTCGCGCCCTTAACACAAACGAACCGGAATCATGGCCGATACCCGATCTGCAACCTTCGCCCTGGTCATTACCGGCGCGCCCTACTCCTCGCAGGCGCCACAGACCGCCCTGGGGTTTGCCAAAGCCGCCATAGCCGCAGGCCACAGGATTGACCGTGTCTTTCTCTACGGCGACGGCGTACACCTCGCCTCCGCTCTGTGCGCCCCACCCTCAGACGAGCCCCACTGGCCGCAGGAATGGGCGGGCTTTCTGGAGCAGCACGGCATCAGCGCCATTGCCTGCATTGCGTCCGCGTTGCGCCGGGGCCTGGTGAATGAAGCCGAGCAGAAGCGCTACCAGCTACCCTCCGCCAACCTCCTTCGCCCGTTCGATATCGCCGGGCTGGGTGACTGGGTCGAGGGCCGGATGACTTCCACCCGAACACTCTATTTCCACGCCGGAGGCTGAATCGTGAGTACACTGATCATGATTGACCAGCCATCCTATGGCTCCTGGAGCGGGCGCGAAGCCCTCGATATGGCGTTCTCCCTTGCCGCATTCGACCAACCGGCCGCACTGCTGTTCACCGGGGCCGGGGTAACCTGGTTAAGGCGCGAACAGGACACCGCCGACCTTGGCCAGAAATCCGTGGAAAAGAATCTGTCGGCGGCCCCGGTTTTTGGTATCGAAGCAATTTTTGCCGACCGCGCAGCTTGTCAGAGGTATGGGCTGGATGAGCGCTCGCTGATTGCCGGCGTCACTCTGGTGGATGCCATCAGTGCCCTGCTCAACCAGTATGACCACACAGCGTTTGCAGGTTAACCAGACATGAGCTCATTTGATACGCTGCATATCCTGAACAAATCCCCGGGGCATCCCCGGGCGGCCCAGTGCCTTGCCCTGCTATCCGAGGGGGACGCCCTGCTGCTGATTGAAAACGGCGTCCTGTGGCTCTCTGCAGAGGGTCTGCCGTCGGTCTGCCGCGTGTTCGCGCTTTCCGCGGATGTTGCCGCCCGCGGACTGGGAAATACAGCAGGTAATGAAACACGGGTGGCGTTTAGCGATATGGTGGCACTGTCGCTTCAGGCCCGCAAAGTAATCAGTTGGTGAGCCATGCCAGGTAGCACGATGCCGGAACGTAATAACGAGGGGTTTCTTGAAGACGCCCAGTGCTGGACGGAAGAGGTGGCAACCACGATTGCGGCTGAAGACGGCATTGCATTGAGCGAAAACCACTGGGAAATCATTGGCTTTCTACGCTCTTTTTATAAAGAGCATGAGATATCGCCCCCCTCAAACCGGCTGTTCGTAAAGGCCGTGAAGGAGGCGTTAGGCGAAGACAAGGGCAACAGCATCTACCTGATGCAGCTGTTTCCGGGCACGCCGGCCAAGACCGCCTGCCGGATTGCCGGGCTGCCACGCCCCACTAATTGCCTGTAGGCCGGTCGACCGGTTGGCCGGTTTTTTCCCGTTTCGCCCGATCAAGATCCGCTGCGCTGCCGAGGAAGCTGCTCAGCCCGTTTTCAAAAAGTCCGGAGCCGAACTTCAGGAACTGGCGGGTCGATTCTTTCACAGTGCCATCCAGCGCACTTTCCGGCAACTCCCGCAGTGTCTCCGCCACGCCCTTCTTCACACCGCGGGTGACCGCCGGCTCAATTTCCCGGGACGCTTCGATCAACTCCAACACCTTGCGGTCGAGATAAGGGCGAACGACGAAGCGCCAGAAGCCCCATAGTGTCAAAAGCACCGCAACTACGGTAACACAAGCCTGAATCGTTATGGATGCCCAGAGGGCCATGGCCTTTCTCCTTGTGCGCTCGAAATAGACGAGCGTACCTTGCCTAGAATGTCATATAGGTGAGAGACAGAAATTGCAGCAATCCGGCGATACCTCCCAGAATGCCGCCTACGATCATCAACTGGACCTCCTCCTCCCGGAACGCCGGGCGAAGGATATCCTGGAATTGGGACGGCTCCAGGGCTTTCATCTGGCCGGAAAGAACCGCCGCCACCACCGGCGCCCGCTCCCGGTTAAACGCGGGATCGCTGAAAACATCATGGGTTGCCAGCACCGCCTTCTGGTTCATGGCCTTTTTAAGTTCGGTGTAACCGGTCATACCCACGGTAACCTGCGCCGACAGCTTCATGATGACAGAGTTGTCGAGCAACGGCCGCAGATGCTTTTGAATAATGGCCCGGGTCCGATCACCGTGGCTGCCGTTAATCATGGCGTCGGCCACTTTTTCCACGGTAATCAGTTCCTCAGCCACCAGCTTCGCCCAGACATCACTGATCTCCGGCTGGCGGCGCAGGAAAAGGCCCTGGATGTGCCAGAACAGAAATCGCCGGGGTTTTAACGGTGCAAAAATCAGGTTAATGGCGATCCAGTTAGTGATAAAACCGACCACAAAGCCACCAAGCGGCAACAGCCAGGGCTCGGGATACCGTGACCACAGGGGTATGAGACCCGCACCGAGAATGCCACCGATAATGGCGCCCCGGTTGATCACAGATTGCAGCTCAACCGCACCGGCCTGCTTGAAGATGCGGTTCATCAGGTCCGGATGGGTCTCAAGTTCACGGCTGAGCAGCGCCTTGAGATCCACCAGCTCGTCCAGATCGTCACCAAAATCCTCCACCAGTTCCTCAATTCGGGACGGCAGCTGGTCTCTCGCCCACTGGTAGACCCGGTTTTTCACGAACGCGGGCAGGTTATCCCAGAGCACCGGCTGGATGTCGTACATAACCTCATCGATATACTCATCGATCCGCGGTGTGACGCGGGAAAGGACCTGCTCAACAATGCGCTGAGGCTCAAGCTGCCGGTAGACGGCGTTCAGGTCGCCAAAATGCTGCAAGGTCCTGTCGATGCAGATATGCGCCATCTTCTCGGCTTTGCGGGGAATGACGCCCTGCCAGCCAACCCAGCCCAGACCAATAAACTGGACGGGGTAAAAGGACATCTGGATAGCCAGCCAGTTGGTAAACCAGCCAACCACGGCGGCCATCAATGGCAAGGACAGAAGCGCAACGTCGAACAAGTTTGACCCCGGTTTGCAAATGAAATCCGATCAAGACTGGAATAACAGGCCATTAAACGGCAGACAGGATAGTACCTGTGTGGTGTTTCCGTTTACAGGACGAATAATGAAGTAACTGAAATGTCACGCCATTGGCCGTAAAGCCAGGGCGAAGCAGGTATTGCGGCAGGCTGAACAGGTACCACATCCCGGGAGATGCGGCACCTCAGGGAGGGCGCTTACTGGTAGTAGGCGTTTTCGGTGTTGGAATGATCCGTTACGTCCCGTACAGCGGTAATTTCCGGTACCCGCTCCTTCAGCGTCGTCTCAACACCCTGCTTCAGGGTCAGGCTCACCGCGGAGCAGCCCTGGCAGCCACCGCCGAAGCGAAGAACGGCCACGGACTCATCGACAATCTCCACCAGGGAAACCTCGCCGCCATGGGACGCCAGATTCGGATTGATTTCCGACGCCAGGACGTAATTGACCCGGTCCGGCAGGGGCGCGTCGTCGTCGATCTTGGGCACCTTGGCGTTCGGGGCCTTGATCGTGAGCTGCCCTCCCATCTGGTCTTTCGAGTAATCCACGTACGCCTCCTCAAGGAAGGGTACGGAATTGTGATCCAGGTACAGGGTGAACTTCTCCAGATCCACCTGCTCGTCCGTGGGAACCACTTCGTTGGGCGGGCAGTAGGCCAGACAGGTCTCGGCATTCTTGGTGCCGGGCTGGGTCACAAAAATGCGCACGCCCATGCCTTCCACGTCCTGTTTTTCAATAAGTTGTGCGAGATAGTCCCGTGCGGGATCTGTCACAGTAACCAATGCCATGTTTGCAACCCGTTTGAAAGTTTGGATTCATTTTAAGGCAGTTCGCGGGAACATGAAAGACCAAGTAAAATAGTCGGGCTTTACGGAGGTAATGAATTTCCCGTATGACGGCGCATTTCAGGCAAGGCACTTGATAATGGTCATTCGTATTAAGACGAGTTCAGCCATTTTTGCTATGATCCCGCGCCATTGACATCAATACAGCGTTATTAACGATACCCGGAAGTTATCCTATGACTGATCGCACCACCCGTCTCGACCAGCTCCACAAGGCCCTGCAGGAACGCATTGTGATTCTTGATGGCGGAATGGGGACCATGATCCAGAACCTGAAGCTGGACGAGAAAGCCTTCCGGGGTGATCGGTTTGCCGACTATGAGCGGGAAGTCCAGGGCAACAACGACCTGCTCAATCTTACCCAGCCTGCCCTGCTCCGTAATATTCATGCGGATTACCTGGATGCCGGCGCGGACATTATCGAAACCAATACGTTCAACTCCACCCGGCTCTCACAGGCGGATTACGGCCTGGAAGAGATTGCCAAAGAGCTGAACGTGGCCGCGGCGCAACTGGCCCGGCAGATCGCGGATGAATACACCGCAAAAACCCCGGATAAGCCCCGGTTCGTGGCCGGTGCCGTTGGCCCGACGTCGCGTACGGCATCCATTTCGCCGGATGTGAACAACCCCGGGTACCGCAACGTCGATTTCCAGACTCTGGTGGATAACTACTATGAGGCGGTGGAAGGCCTGGTTGAAGGTGGCTGTGATCTGATTCTGATCGAGACCATCTTCGACACTCTGAACGCCAAGGCTGCGATCTACGCCACCCAGCAGTACTTTGAAGACAGCGGCACCACCCTGCCCATCATGATTTCAGGCACCATTACCGATGCCTCCGGCCGGACCCTCTCCGGCCAGACCACCGAAGCGTTCTGGAACTCCGTGGCCCACGCCAGACCCATCTCCGTCGGCCTGAACTGCGCGCTGGGTGCAGACGCCCTTCGTCCCTATGTAGAAGAGCTCTCCGCCAAGGCCGAAACCTATGTCAGCG from Marinobacter subterrani encodes the following:
- the xthA gene encoding exodeoxyribonuclease III, whose translation is MMFVSFNVNSIRTRLHQLKAVIEAYAPDFIGLQETKVQDDDFPADAIRELGYHVHFHGQKTHYGVALLSKAEPEQITKGYPWDGEDSQRRLIAGRFTVNGEKLTVVNGYFPQGESRDHPVKFPAKEKFYADLMRYLDDLNNAGGHVVVMGDMNISPTDKDIGIGADNAKRWLRTGKCSFLPEEREWLGQVEARGYTDVFRHLHPDEADTFSWFDYRSKGFERDPRRGLRIDLIMASDSLLPKAREAGVSYDIRAMERPSDHCPVWASFEL
- a CDS encoding TetR/AcrR family transcriptional regulator — protein: MKKIKTRDRILQASLALFNSVGEPNVTTLLISDELDISPGNLYYHFKSKGDIVEELFDHYEQDMLDLLTVPEDADISLEQQGFFLHLLFETVARYRFLYQDLVNVLSRYDQLRVRFKRIQKKKTAAFRNICESFRRQGIMMTDQEELGSLCEQLTLTACYWSAFDTLSHLDDRESVDPGRGVYQMMHLIIPYLAPADRDEARLMSRDYL
- a CDS encoding phasin family protein, whose product is MSEQNDDKPENDPQLAAKIKGSARQIWLAGLGAFTKAEEDTGRFFDRLVQEGEQLENRTRGVVEKQIKSVEDRVEGVRERATGTWDRLEHLFDERVSGALRRLGIHRREEIDSLERRIEALESELARLRARAGDDEEE
- a CDS encoding YeeE/YedE family protein; the protein is MIEIAWSSFTPWSSLAGGILIGLAAASFLLLNGRIAGISGILGGLLTPARGDIAWRVAFLAGLIGAPAAWLLAGDLPAIEIQAGYPALVVAGLLVGIGTRYGSGCTSGHGVCGLSRLSLRSLAATLSFMAAGFVTVYVIRHLLGA
- a CDS encoding DUF6691 family protein is translated as MKFNLASLFAGLIFGLGLILSGMANPEKVLAFLDIAGRWDPSLAFVMGGAILVGLFAFAVARKRTLSFLGFDLKLPGTTRIDKRLILGGLAFGVGWGIAGFCPGPGLVALGAGEAKAAVFVAAMVAGMAIFEVVERTRKKA
- a CDS encoding TIGR01244 family sulfur transferase, giving the protein MDIRKIDDTISVAPQISVEDVAEAANLGFKTLVANRPDQEEPGQPLMADIETAAREHGLDWVFMPVQSGHITDDDVNRFAPMIRDAEKPVLAFCRSGTRCTVLWALSAARNTPVREIFTKARNAGYDISGLAPRMAQQACEKG
- the hemH gene encoding ferrochelatase, with protein sequence MQYKGSENFSHNQPERLGVLVTNLGTPDAPTTSALRRYLAEFLSDPRVVELPRPLWWLILHGVILRIRPKRSARAYASVWQPEGSPLLLHTAKQAEGIREALKRTYGPNVVVGFAMRYGNPSITRVLDEMQQQGVRKLLVLPLYPQYSASTSASTFDAIANDFARRRWLPDLRFISHYPDFPPYIEAMARHIEAHWANHGRHQMLVLSYHGVPLKYLTRGDPYHCECHKTSRLLAERLGLSKEDYITTFQSRFGREEWLKPYTDETLKLLPGKGIKSIDVFCPGFSSDCLETIEEIDEENREYFMEAGGAGFSYITALNATPGHIEALVKLIEENLQGWQVPKNEPEALTARQKWADEQKEATYPDRAL
- a CDS encoding Bax inhibitor-1/YccA family protein yields the protein MEDKRFGVQNSQGAYSAPRAERATTGISADAMNVLRNTYMLLGMTLAFSALTAFLNMNGTHPGFLITIVGYIGLLFATYKLKNSPWGIVTTFALTGFMGYTLGPIIGAFVAAGASQIVAQALTLTAIAFVGLSATAIITKKDFSFLSSFLTAGAFVLIGAMLLAFLMESSALQLAVSAGFTIFASVMILFETSQIIKGGERNYIIATVGLYVSIYNLFLSLLHLLSAFSGDN
- the tusD gene encoding sulfurtransferase complex subunit TusD, whose amino-acid sequence is MADTRSATFALVITGAPYSSQAPQTALGFAKAAIAAGHRIDRVFLYGDGVHLASALCAPPSDEPHWPQEWAGFLEQHGISAIACIASALRRGLVNEAEQKRYQLPSANLLRPFDIAGLGDWVEGRMTSTRTLYFHAGG
- a CDS encoding DsrE family protein, with protein sequence MSTLIMIDQPSYGSWSGREALDMAFSLAAFDQPAALLFTGAGVTWLRREQDTADLGQKSVEKNLSAAPVFGIEAIFADRAACQRYGLDERSLIAGVTLVDAISALLNQYDHTAFAG
- the tusB gene encoding sulfurtransferase complex subunit TusB; this encodes MSSFDTLHILNKSPGHPRAAQCLALLSEGDALLLIENGVLWLSAEGLPSVCRVFALSADVAARGLGNTAGNETRVAFSDMVALSLQARKVISW
- a CDS encoding TusE/DsrC/DsvC family sulfur relay protein; translated protein: MPERNNEGFLEDAQCWTEEVATTIAAEDGIALSENHWEIIGFLRSFYKEHEISPPSNRLFVKAVKEALGEDKGNSIYLMQLFPGTPAKTACRIAGLPRPTNCL
- a CDS encoding DUF445 domain-containing protein gives rise to the protein MFDVALLSLPLMAAVVGWFTNWLAIQMSFYPVQFIGLGWVGWQGVIPRKAEKMAHICIDRTLQHFGDLNAVYRQLEPQRIVEQVLSRVTPRIDEYIDEVMYDIQPVLWDNLPAFVKNRVYQWARDQLPSRIEELVEDFGDDLDELVDLKALLSRELETHPDLMNRIFKQAGAVELQSVINRGAIIGGILGAGLIPLWSRYPEPWLLPLGGFVVGFITNWIAINLIFAPLKPRRFLFWHIQGLFLRRQPEISDVWAKLVAEELITVEKVADAMINGSHGDRTRAIIQKHLRPLLDNSVIMKLSAQVTVGMTGYTELKKAMNQKAVLATHDVFSDPAFNRERAPVVAAVLSGQMKALEPSQFQDILRPAFREEEVQLMIVGGILGGIAGLLQFLSLTYMTF
- the nfuA gene encoding Fe-S biogenesis protein NfuA — protein: MALVTVTDPARDYLAQLIEKQDVEGMGVRIFVTQPGTKNAETCLAYCPPNEVVPTDEQVDLEKFTLYLDHNSVPFLEEAYVDYSKDQMGGQLTIKAPNAKVPKIDDDAPLPDRVNYVLASEINPNLASHGGEVSLVEIVDESVAVLRFGGGCQGCSAVSLTLKQGVETTLKERVPEITAVRDVTDHSNTENAYYQ